CAAGGCCCAAGCCCGCGATGCCCGGTGATGATGCCGTGTGCACGCGTCTGTGCAAgatgctgcaggaggagtGAGCGACAAGGTGGTAAAAGACAGAGAGCAGATGACGTGCGCGGCTGGGAACGAGAACCGAAGTACCGAATCGCCGTAAGATAGATGAGCGCACTGAGGGGCGTGTAGGGCATTCGGCAAAGCAGCAGGTAAGCGACAGCAGAGTTGGCAGTGATAAGAATCAGCACTGCGCGGGAGAAgggtggaagagagagagcggaatGGCAAGGAAGGGGAGTGAGGCAGGTAAGGTAGGTAgtggtggggggtgggggcgtcGCCCCGAAGTGAAACACATAGAAGAGCGACGCAGATGCAGCAGAAGACGAAGCGCCTGTGCACActttgttgctgttgtgcgTGTTCGCGAAAGAAATGCACACCACCATAACAAGAGGGAAATTCGCCATTGCCGGTGCCACGGCGCTCGCGTCGAGTGCGCGTTGATGCCTGAATGCTGGTGATTCGAAGTTGAGGAAACGGTTATCTTTTCACCTTCAGCGTGGGCATTTTCTGCCACACAACCATCGGCGTGGTGCAGAGCAGCGGTAGCCAGACGTCACCGCAATGAGCCAACTCGGTCATCTGAGAGCGCGTCCACCGCCCCAAGCTCCACCCACTccacgcctcgcagccgctcacaCCACGCAGGGCGCCACCTGCCGTATCCCCCTCAGGGTGGCGCTCAGGCTTCTCAGCAGTAGGCAATGAGGTATGGGTGAGGTGCGTCTGAGTCGCTCTGACGGGCTGCCCATCGCATGGATGGCACGAGTGTGTccactgtcgcaggtcgatccgacgcagcgccacccactGCCTGGCTGCTGGCATCAGTAGCGACGAATCGACCTGGGTTCCCTGCGTCCTAGGCATCTGggcctgccaccaccacaggtggctcggcatttgGCAGAGGCATAGATGGGGtgcactggaccctgaggCGCCACGCACTGAAAAGGCTGTCCACTCCCCACCGTCGTCAGCGTGACGCCCCATGAGAACAGCAGGCACACAAAACAATGAAGGACAATACACAACCGAAAAGGCAgcagaaaaagagaagcggGGGAGAGAAGTTCGCGCTCTCATCACAGCAGGCATGCGGCGTTaccgagggaggaggtggaggagaaggaTGACAGACACACCGAGACCGAGGGCGTGCGCACCGAAGCCCGCGTCAGCAACGAAATTCTACGCCGCAACGAGAACAGAACCGCGCCAGTGCCCCGCAAAGAGCGCATCGGGCACTCCTGGTAAACCTACAGCATTTCATCAAAATCGCTCAGTTAGTAAGATGCAACGAAATCAGCACCGAAACGGAAAAGCACTGGACATGTCCCATAGCCATCTCTCATGAAGTCCATCCCGGCATCGCCGGGCACATCAGCTGACGCTGCTCCGTCTCACTCCGCGACCTCTCCATTGAGGGTCCGGTAAAACGCCTTGCGAGCCCCCTTGCTGAGCGAGCGAACAAGAACGCTAAACACAGAGTCGCCGCGCTCCACCAGCTCGCGCGGCGAGCCGAACTCGAGAACGCGGCCCTGGTCcatgacgacgatgacgtcgcaggcggcgacggtgtgcaggcggtgcgcgaTGGTGACGACGGTGTAGTCGCGGAAGGTGTGCTGCACGGTGCGCTGGATCTGGCGGTCCAGCGCGGGGTCGACGTTCGCGGTGGCCTCGTCCATGAGCAGgaaggcgctgccgcgcttgagcagcgcgcgcgccaggcacagcagctggcgctggccCACGCTGTAGTTGGCGCCGCCCTCCTGCACGCGCCCGTCCAGCCCGCCCGCATccccgcgcacgcgctcctccatccccacctgccgcagcgcgcgccacacacccgcgtcgccgcaccgcccaAAGGGGTCCACGTTGCTGCGCACCGTGCCGTCGAACAGCAGCGGGTCCTGCGGGATCATCGAGAAGAGCccgcgcagctcgcgcacgccgtagtcgcgcgcgtcgcgcccgcacacaagcatgcggccgccgcacaccTCTACCAGTCGCAGgaacgccagcagcagcgtcgacttcccgctgccggtgcgccccACAACGCCCACCTTCTGccccggcgccaccgcgaagcacacgtcgcgcagcaccagcggcagccccGGCCGGTACCGCATGTCCACGTGCTCCAGCACAAGCGACcccgcaggcgcagcagcagcggtgacaTCTTCCGGAGATAGCTCTATCCCGTCCACCACGGCATGTGCGAAGACACTCTTGGACTGGCGCGCGTTCTCATTTTCGTCGCGGAGCTCTTCAGCCGGCGCGTTGTCCGTGTAGTACAGCACGCGCTCCACGCAGTTCATCGACGCCTCCACCGTTGCGCCGACACCGATCAGGCTGGAAAGCTTTTGGCTGAGGGAAGAGGCGTTGATGAAACACAAAGCCAACATGGCGACATTCATGGGCACCGATGGGATGTGTGTTGAGAGAACACCAAGCAGCGCTAGCACACAGACAGCTGCGTTTCCGAGCAGCTCCACACGTACCGTGACCCAGACCGTACCGACGGCCTTCATGTAGGCACAGGAAAAGACGCTATCAAGACCTTGCAGTGCACGTCCCACGACAGCGTGCTCGCGGCCGTAGGTGCAGATGGTCCAGCGCCCCGTCAGCACCTCATTCAGGATCGAGAAGACAGGCGAGTTGGAGATGTTgagcaggcgctgcatcTCGCGGTTGGCAGCGCAGAAGAAGCGAAAGATGCGGCCGTACACCAAAATGCACGGCACCAGTAGGAAAATGGTAAACGGCTGCGAAACGGTGAGCATGAGCAGGTAGCCAAGGATGAAGCTGCCATGCACGGCTGCAGAGATGACGTAGGTGGGCAGTGCTGCATCGATTTCCCTCATGTCTCGTGACAGCCGATTGGTGAGCCGTCCAAGTGGGGTCGTTTCGTAGAAGTTGAGTGTGGCGACAACGAGGGAGCTGAGAAGACCTGCGTGAAGCTCACGCGCCGCATTGCGCAAACCATTGAACACGAATATAACCCGGATGGGTATCACGAAGACGGTGCTCAGGGCAAACATGGCGAAGGCAAAGATGCAGCCGTTGTTGGACATACCATCAAAGGCGCCAGAGgaccagagagagagccaaaCAGtcggcagctgctgtgccACTTCCGTGAACAAAAACATGGCAGTAACGCCGCAGAAGACGTGCATGCCACCAGCAGCATGGATGTACCGGCGATACATACTCCAAGAAACGGCCCCGCTagccttctcctccctgtTGTCAGTCGGTTCAGTGGACACTTCAACAGCCCCCGCCAGTTCCTCCGCATCGCCAGGGAGTCGGGGTTCTTCCTGTTGCTGCTCAAGCTTATCAGCCCCTTCAACCTCGCAACGTTGTCTGCTGGCAGCGTCTGCTCTTTCAGTGGTTTCGCAGACCTTCATCGGCATCGCTCGCGAGAGCAGGGCACATCTTCGAGCGGCGGAAGCGCGTTTGTCCACCGTCTTGCTAGCGAAGCAGGCATccaccgtcacctccacCTCATCTGTACATCCTTGCTGCTCGGCGTACTCGCAGTAAGCGGCATAGCTGCCCTGAAAGGCGACGCggccctcctccagcagcacaacCAAGTCCGCgtaggcggcggcgccgacctGGTGGGTGGCCAGCACGCGCGTCTTGCCGGCcagcgcgccgcacacgcactcgcgcaTCACGCGCTCGCCCACCTGCGCGTCCAGCGCCGACAGCGGGTCGTCCAGCACGTACACGTCGCGGTCCGCGTACACGGCGCGCGCAAGGCCCACGCGCGCCTTCTGCCCGCCGCTCAGGTTgatgcctctctcgccgatctccgtctccgcgccgtccgccagcagcgccaggtCCGAGGCCAGCTGggtgctgcgcaccgcgcgctCGAAGGCCGCCGCGTCCGGCGCGCCGAAGAACACAACGTtgtcgcgcagcgtcgcgttCATGatccacggctgctgcggcacgtaGGCCACGCTGCGCGAGCACGCCACGCGGCCGCGcgtcaccgccagcgcgccgatcagcgcgtccagcagcgtggacttgccgctgcccgtcggccccagcaccaccgtcagccgcccgcgcggcacgcgcaggtccacgtccgccagcagcgacttgGCGCGCAGCTCGTAGTGCGTGTccccaccgccgctctcgcggctgctggccgggggcagcggcacagccTTGTGGGAGCTCACCGTCGCGTTGCACAGCACagcggccgcgtcgtcgcccttcgacgccagcgcctcctcaaGGATGtcgcgtgcctgcgcgtcGTCAGCGGCGAGGAAGGAGGTGAGGCGCTTCATGGACACGAAGAACTGCGCATAAACAACGAGGAACGAGAACATTGTCTGCTGTGGTGTGTGGATGAGCTGCAGGAGAGAGATAACGGGGTACACGACATGGGAAGACATGACGTGACCGGTGAGGGCGTATGTAATAAAGGTAGACGCCAGCGTCAAGGTCGGGGTGAGGCTCGTTGCAAACATCGTACCTGTGGTGGCAATCTGAAAACGACGGAGTGCCGCCAGCTCGGCATCGCGTTTCTCGGTTATCAGTCGCTGAAAGTGGCGCTCGAATCCCATGAACTTGATGGAGCGGATGCCGGAGAGGAACTCGTTCGTGATGCGGAGTCGCTCATCTGTTGCCAATGCGAGCGCGTAGGAGCACCTGGATGACATGATCGTTGCTAGAATTTGCAGCGGAGctatcatcatcatcatggCCATTCCGACAAGCGCGCTGAAACCCATGGTTCGGTAGAGGAGACAGACAGCGGCAACGAGCAAGACAGGAATGGTGACGATCATCCACAGTCCCTGAAAGGCACTCACGAAAACATCCACATCGGAGGCGAAAAGGTTGACAATGCGACCGACGTTCAGCTCGGGTCGCTGTACAGACTTCTCGGAGATGAGAAGGCACTTGGCAGCGATGCAGGCAGAAAGCGCGGAGCGCACGGCAAATGCGTATCGTCTGCACAGCTGCTCATACTTGGCTGTGGTCGCGCTGTGCACAAGCGAGACACAGAAGACAACCGCAACGCTGCAGAATGCGTTGAAaatcggcggcggcagcggcgccttcgtcgtGGTCTGAGAGGCCACTGGTGGCGCCAGATACCCCACGTACCACTTCCGAGCCATCGGTGTCAGCAGCGCACTCAGTTCCACGACGAAGCGCAACGGCAACAGCCACAGGAGCGGCTGGCGAAAGCAATAGAAGACCGCATACAAGACCGACTCCACGTGGGGTGCTTCGCACGCTTTCGCATCATCTGGGGAGAAacctggcggcggtgctgcgtctGCCGGGTAGTGGCCGAGGGGGCGAAACACAACGTCCTCGACTCGCTCGCACGTCAGCACCGTGTTATCCTCCACGGGGTCGAACAGGTGCTCGCCATCCACCTCGCCGCGGTGATGCGCGCCGGGACCGCGCTCCGGGACAGGGGCACTGCgcccgcggcgcagcagccacccaACGCAGCGGCcaacgcagcagccacggcgccgcGACGGGGCCACGCGCCACTCCACGCCCGCGTACAGCCGCCCCGGCGTGCCGtactgctgcaccgcgcccacccagcgcagcacgccgtcgctggcgtcGTCCCAGCGCACGCCGACGCGCGCGCCAACGTAGCCGTCCCACGCATGGCGGCGCGcttgctggcgctgcagctccgccgccagcacgaCACCGGCATTGTAGGCGCGGTACTCGCGCATCGGGTGCGGCAGCCCATTCATGGTCAGCTCCTCTCGCGCCGCGCGGTGCATGAGGTCGCCAAGCCATGTATGAAAAAATGTCCCGAGTAGCCAGCCGGCCCGGTcctccggctgctgctcataCGCGGGCTCTTCACCAAAGAGGTCTCTAAGTCCTCGTGCTGGAGGTGGGGGATCGGACGGCTGATGATATGCTGGTGACACCACCGTCGGGTGGGCATGCGGGCGAGGTGTGGCGCTTGCGTGTGCAAGTTGGCCTGGTACGGAATATGCGGGCATCCACACAGCTATGGCTGAGGTCGTGAACGTTCAGGGCAGCACGAAATAATGAAAGAAGAAAGCAAAATAGAACGGACCGCCTGATCCGTCCGTTCTGCGGCTGCAGAGGATGTGCAGGGAAGCGGGACAGAGTGAAGCAGTGGAAGATCGGTGAGATCCAcaaaaggcagagaggggcgggAAAAAGGGCCCGTATGAAAGCTAAAACgatacacgcgcacacgcgcacccacccacccacacacacacacagataaagataccctcaccaccaccttcccTCGAAGAGAGAGGCTCCGGTTCGCGCGGACGGATTCCgcgaaggaaaaaaaaatggaaaagaaaagcgagtcgaagaagagaggaagggggtgctCGCTGGGGTGCGGGGAGCAAaagagggtgaggaggaggggcgctTCGGCGGCTATGGGCGCCGTTGAGCTCGGCGCTTAGGCGACGAGATGCTAACCGAGACGAAAGCGTGAAGAGGATTTCGAAAAggcggaaaaaaagaaaaaacaacaCGAAGAGAGTCACGAGAATTTGGTGAGGCCAAAGACGGCACGAGTGCTTGAGATGTacagcgaggagggagggcagagaggcaCCAAGGCAATTGGTCAGGCAACGAGCACGGGATGAAAAGCAGATGAATTCTATCCCTCAGCGAAGAAAGTCGAAAACAGAGGCGCGCCTTCACTGACGAGAAAGcaacaaaacaaaacgagAAAGcggacgcgcgcgcgagagcgagagaaagacggGAGGCGTGTAAGACAGCAGAAGTACTCGAACGAAAGGAGGAAGACAAGCAGATGAGctgagtgtgcgtgcgtgtgtgtgtgtgtgtgtgtgtgtgtgtcggcggATGTAACAGCGGCGCTCTCGATGTATGAAgagcgacgcacacacgttagtgcatccacgcacacacaaacacacagacacacaaaacaaaaaaataaagaggaaaaaaaacgagcaCAATACTCGGTCGACGAAAGAGAGACCACAAGGAGGCTTCCACGCTGCCAAGCCGCATTGGCGCCGTGAGATCGCGGCTCAGCATCACAGGTGCTTCTCTGCACGCCAGTTGTGGTTGCCTTCTGTGCTTTCACGTCTCTATGTCACGAATTCAGCTCCCCTTGTCGGTGCAACGGGTTGCAGCCTTGTCACAGAGCTGCCGATATCGTGCTCGTTGCCGTTGCTTAGAATTTGTGAATACAGAAGAAACGGGCACTAGGAGTGGACAGTGGTAAGAGGCGGCGGACGTGTTGAGAAGTTTGTCGCATCACGCACGTGCAAGAATCGTGCCAGTGCGTCGATGTGCGAGTGTGTCGAtgtgcgtgtcggtgtgtgtgtgtgtgtgtctggtgGTTCGAACAGAGGAGGCGATAGccaaagaaaacaacaaagCACCACAAAAGGGGGGTGTCGCGGAAGGTGCGACATCCATGCGTGCCTTGATCGCCGATCAGAGCAGCGGACAGCGATGAACGACGTGTGCgaaagacagagagggagtgaccggggggaggaggaggaggagagaatgCAACACCGTTGAGTGCACGAGAGACGATGTGCAGAACAGGGCAGGACCACACCCTAAACGACACCACGCACTAGTGGTGTACTCTTTGTtgggctgcagcggcttcgctgccgctcccgaGTCTCGGTACCACATGCACGGCGCACATGCCCGTCTCGCACCCTCATGAGCATTGTTTGCGTGCAGACAGGCTTGGCAGGTTGCGTGCACATCAGCTGGTGGGTCATGGTGGTGTTGCTGTTTTCGATAGCATTGACGTCTGCCGTGAGGAAGGCATCAGATTCGCACAAGACACAACTGGGTAGTAGTTCTAGTACAgagagtgagggagaggaggaggaaccACGAGATGATCCGTCGCGGACGACGCACACCGGAAGCACAGAGGGTGTGTGTTCCGCGACATGCAACGAAACGCTCACAGGCACAATGGCAtagaagaggagaagagagaggggggaagcctgccaccgccggcccCGCCCCCCGAGCGAtgcacagagggagggagggagggggaggacgacagcggcagcaaagAAAGCGGAGGCGCAATACGAAGGCCCGTCCCTTTCCAAGCCCTCATCTCTTCCTCGAAACGTCGCTGCGAGCCATCCCTTGTGCTGCAACACGAAGAGGCAAAAGCGGGAGGGAAGAGACACGAGATGGCAGCGAGGCATATCAACGACAGTGCTCAATTCGAGGGACAgagaaaaataaaaataTGCAAacgtaccccccccccaaaaaaaggCAAAACGAGTCCCAGATGTGAGCAAAGTGAGagggagcgggggagggaggacaaGACGGCACATGTCGCGTGCTCCACCGGCCTTGTTGAGGTTGTGGTACAGACCGCCGTAGAGTTGCATCTCGTGCCCAACCCCGTCTGGTCCCCTCACCCCAAAAAAGAGGAAAATACGCTACGATTTCTCCCAGTGGATGCGCAGGTGTGAAGCGCTCGACCGCTGCTCTAGTAAGGTGGTGCGCTCCTCCAACACACCGACGCGCGCCTTTAGGTGCTCAATGACCTCCAGCACTGCACGCTTCTCCGCATTCTTCTCCAGAGACCTGGTGCGGCTCTCCAGGTCCACGACACAGTCCTCCAGCGCCCTAACTTTGTCCCAGATCGAATGGCACCCCTCCATGCGCGGCTCGGTGCTTCTCCCATGTGTGGTTCCTCGCAGCAGGCCGCCTGCACTAACCTCAGCGTTCTGTTCTGCCCTCTGTGGCTCGCCGACGGGCCACGACTCGACATCTGGGAGACTCACGGCATCGCCGGTGGACTCAACGGCAGAATCGGCAGGGAACCAAGAGGCCATCTCGTCGGAGGGCAGCTCTTGGTTCGGTGGCACAGAGGCGGATGGCCCCGCCACATCTGCGCCTCGGAATGGTACATTCCAGTCCGTTGCTGAGATCGCTGAGCCGGTCAGCGCGTACGCCGCCGAAGCATTCGTAGATGGCGTCGCGCTTCCCCTGCCAAGCGCAGAAGCCGATGCCGTGGGGATCTTTGACCCCTGCTGCCGAGCATCAGATGGTGACAGGTGTGAGGTGTTTGTTGGGGGATGAGAAAATATTGTAGAggaggcaacggcggtggGTTCTGTCGACTGTCCCGTCGTAGGTACATCGGAGGCACGcgagtgcggcggcggcgaggatcCGGTTGAAGCAGCCCAGGAATGAACGCTCTCCAAGGGCGGCTTGCGAGCCGGTACCCTCGATTCGCTTGGCCTCGGCGACGGCATCAAGGAGGGCTTCGCTGCTGAGGCGCAGAGTGTACCGGACCATCGCCCCATCGACGTCGACGTTTTGTCCTGCGATTGGACGGCAGACCTCTCTTGAAATGCGTCGGGGTTTCCCTCATTCCTCACAGGcccacgtcgccgtcgctcctGCATGAGTGCAGCCGGATCTTCGTGGAGGGTGGCATGTCCTGTCGCACCGGAAACCCGCGTTGCAGCCACAGGGCCGGCGCTCCTCTCTCGATCCCACATTCCACTCGGCTGaccggtggcggctgcccgTTGTGCTGGGCTGCGTGTGGCGGAAGCGGTTTGCCGAGGCGCGTCTGCGACCTGCGAGGAGAAGTGCCTTTCTGGGTTTCGGTAGCCTTGCTTGGCGCGGTAGCGTGCCAGCGGCGAGTCCGTCAGAGATGGCGATGTCAGTTGCccctgcgcgcgcaccggGGTCCGGCGATCTGGAGCTCCCGCGAGAACGTTAGCCCGtgacgcggtggcgccgctcagATGCTGCAGTTTGACCGATACTGCTGATGATACGGTGGCTTTCGTGAAACagagcgacgacggcggttGTTGTGGAGGTGCCGAGGCAAGGtgatgcggtgcagcagctcggcgCAGCCACGACTCTGTCGTGCGGTGATCGCTCCTTGGAGGGGAGACACTGGTACAATCGATGACCatgcgccgcggtggcgtaGCCTTCGCAGCAGCTACCTCTCTTATTTCGCTGTCTGTTGTGCTCGCTGCCTTCCTTcgaggggaagagaaaggcGGCTGACCTGGCCGCGTCTTTGTGTCCGTGGCTGCAGCACTTTCCACCGCGACCTTCGGTGTTGCCGCCATGGAGGCACGCATGAAATCagatgcagcggtgctgtTGCGTGGCGTGATGCCGTGACTCGCCGTTGCTCTGGCACTCTCCGTCTGTGAAGGCTTTGCGCTCCTTGCCGTCCGCTCCACGACCGGCAGGTCATCCTTTCGATTGTTACGCCACGCCGCCATGGATATGTGTGGCTGTGACGGAGGGTGCTGCCTCGCCGCTTCGTCCACTGTAGTGGTCCTCGGAGACTCCACGAGCGAGTAGCTGCCGTCCGTCTCAAACGTGGTGGAGAGACTTGTCGTCATGGATGATGCTGAGGTGTCTACTGACTGTTGGACTGGGGGCTGCTTCTCACCTGCCTTCCTGGCGGCTGCAGGGGCGTCTTCATTGAAAGACCGCTCGCCACCCTTAgcgcctttctctcctgCATGCCCAACGTCAGCTGCAGAGGAGATGTGATTTCCATGGATTGCGGTCGTTGCATGATGGGAACGTGGCGCCAACTGCAATGGCGTCAATAAGCCGCCCATGCCCTCCAAAGTCTCCGCAAGCTCCAGCGAGGAGGTAGCTAGGCGCGCCAGAGCTGCCTGCACTCGCTCGATTTCGCGCTCAGTCTCAGTCGCACGACCACTACGGGCAGTGGAGTGCGCAGCAACACTGGCCTCCTCAGGCGGTAGTACCTGTAGGCGTTCGTGCCACTCGGCTTCGCAGAGATCTCGGTACTTCAaaagctgctgcagccgaaTGTTAAGTCGAATGGCTCCCTCGTGGGATACGAAGAAGTACCGCACCACAGCGTGGCGCCGTCTCTGGTTCGATATCTCCCGTTCCACATCCGTGTACGGGTTGCTCCCAGGCGTGGATACGCTGTTCCTGGCGTCGCTCACTGTTGCGATCCGCctagagggggtggggaggttCGCGAGGGAGTTCCGGCTACCACGAGGAGGCGTGAATAGCGATGATTCGCGCCAGACTGGAGGAGGCCTTGTGCCCGCCAGCGGCGTATTCTCAAGGGAGAACTCCAGCTGCATTGTAACGCGGCTTGAAGAAGGCGATTCAATTTTCCGGCGCTGATACTCTTCGGGGAGGGGCTGGCATGAGGGGCGAGAGCTGCTCGCACCACGGGCACAGCGAGAGACATGTGCCGGCTGGGAAGCATGGCTCTCCCCTGCGACCG
This genomic stretch from Leishmania mexicana MHOM/GT/2001/U1103 complete genome, chromosome 30 harbors:
- a CDS encoding multidrug resistance protein, copy 1-like protein; the encoded protein is MPAYSVPGQLAHASATPRPHAHPTVVSPAYHQPSDPPPPARGLRDLFGEEPAYEQQPEDRAGWLLGTFFHTWLGDLMHRAAREELTMNGLPHPMREYRAYNAGVVLAAELQRQQARRHAWDGYVGARVGVRWDDASDGVLRWVGAVQQYGTPGRLYAGVEWRVAPSRRRGCCVGRCVGWLLRRGRSAPVPERGPGAHHRGEVDGEHLFDPVEDNTVLTCERVEDVVFRPLGHYPADAAPPPGFSPDDAKACEAPHVESVLYAVFYCFRQPLLWLLPLRFVVELSALLTPMARKWYVGYLAPPVASQTTTKAPLPPPIFNAFCSVAVVFCVSLVHSATTAKYEQLCRRYAFAVRSALSACIAAKCLLISEKSVQRPELNVGRIVNLFASDVDVFVSAFQGLWMIVTIPVLLVAAVCLLYRTMGFSALVGMAMMMMIAPLQILATIMSSRCSYALALATDERLRITNEFLSGIRSIKFMGFERHFQRLITEKRDAELAALRRFQIATTGTMFATSLTPTLTLASTFITYALTGHVMSSHVVYPVISLLQLIHTPQQTMFSFLVVYAQFFVSMKRLTSFLAADDAQARDILEEALASKGDDAAAVLCNATVSSHKAVPLPPASSRESGGGDTHYELRAKSLLADVDLRVPRGRLTVVLGPTGSGKSTLLDALIGALAVTRGRVACSRSVAYVPQQPWIMNATLRDNVVFFGAPDAAAFERAVRSTQLASDLALLADGAETEIGERGINLSGGQKARVGLARAVYADRDVYVLDDPLSALDAQVGERVMRECVCGALAGKTRVLATHQVGAAAYADLVVLLEEGRVAFQGSYAAYCEYAEQQGCTDEVEVTVDACFASKTVDKRASAARRCALLSRAMPMKVCETTERADAASRQRCEVEGADKLEQQQEEPRLPGDAEELAGAVEVSTEPTDNREEKASGAVSWSMYRRYIHAAGGMHVFCGVTAMFLFTEVAQQLPTVWLSLWSSGAFDGMSNNGCIFAFAMFALSTVFVIPIRVIFVFNGLRNAARELHAGLLSSLVVATLNFYETTPLGRLTNRLSRDMREIDAALPTYVISAAVHGSFILGYLLMLTVSQPFTIFLLVPCILVYGRIFRFFCAANREMQRLLNISNSPVFSILNEVLTGRWTICTYGREHAVVGRALQGLDSVFSCAYMKAVGTVWVTVRVELLGNAAVCVLALLGVLSTHIPSVPMNVAMLALCFINASSLSQKLSSLIGVGATVEASMNCVERVLYYTDNAPAEELRDENENARQSKSVFAHAVVDGIELSPEDVTAAAAPAGSLVLEHVDMRYRPGLPLVLRDVCFAVAPGQKVGVVGRTGSGKSTLLLAFLRLVEVCGGRMLVCGRDARDYGVRELRGLFSMIPQDPLLFDGTVRSNVDPFGRCGDAGVWRALRQVGMEERVRGDAGGLDGRVQEGGANYSVGQRQLLCLARALLKRGSAFLLMDEATANVDPALDRQIQRTVQHTFRDYTVVTIAHRLHTVAACDVIVVMDQGRVLEFGSPRELVERGDSVFSVLVRSLSKGARKAFYRTLNGEVAE